A window of the Gasterosteus aculeatus chromosome 21, fGasAcu3.hap1.1, whole genome shotgun sequence genome harbors these coding sequences:
- the vipr1b gene encoding vasoactive intestinal polypeptide receptor 1b yields MDASPLLFMLLLTKGLSVQMCDVVNEIELERERCEENSLGNVSSGCPGMWDIIACWPAATVGEVVTITCPTYFSYFSDEHKGNLSKTCTADGWTQMHPIDIAVNCGYNLNSTSDDGKFFWQVKIGYTIGYSVSLISLTTAIVILCIFRKLHCTRNYIHMHLFVSFILKAIAVFAKDVVLYDVGEVDNCSSGSVRCKVVIVFFQYCIMASFFWLLVEGLYLHALLAVSFFSERKYFWAYILIGWGGPTIFITAWSIAKAYFNDVGCWDIIENTDVFWWIIKTPILASILLNFILFICIIRILRQKINCPDIGRNESNQYSRLAKSTLLLIPLFGINFIVFAFIPEQVKTELRLVFDLILGSFQGFVVAVLYCFLNGEVQGEIKRKWRRWHLQRYMGSDTKYQHPSIGNSNNFSTQITMLTRCSPKTRRESSSCHDDLSSI; encoded by the exons GTTGCCCGGGCATGTGGGATATCATCGCCTGTTGGCCTGCAGCCACAGTTGGAGAGGTCGTCACGATAACTTGCCCCACTTACTTCAGTTACTTCAGCGACGAGCACAAAG gcAACCTCTCCAAAACCTGCACGGCGGACGGCTGGACGCAGATGCATCCCATTGACATCGCCGTGAACTGCGGGTACAATCTCAACAGCACCAGCGACGAT ggaaAGTTTTTCTGGCAAGTGAAGATTGGCTACACTATTGGCTACAGTGTTTCCCTCATCTCTCTCACCACAGCCATTGTGATCCTCTGCATCTTCCG GAAGCTCCACTGCACGAGGAACTACATCCACATGCATCTGTTTGTGTCGTTCATCCTGAAGGCCATCGCCGTGTTCGCCAAGGACGTCGTCCTCTACGACGTCGGGGAGGTGGACAACTGCTCCTCGGGCTCT GTCCGCTGCAAAGTAGTCATCGTGTTCTTCCAGTACTGTATCATGGCCAGTTTCTTCTGGCTGCTGGTGGAAGGCCTTTATCTTCACGCATTGCTGGCGGTCTCTTTCTTCTCCGAGAGGAAGTACTTCTGGGCTTACATTCTGATCGGCTGGG GTGGTCCAACAATTTTCATCACAGCTTGGAGCATCGCCAAAGCCTACTTTAACGACGTGGG GTGCTGGGACATAATCGAGAACACCGATGTGTTCTGGTGGATCATTAAAACTCCCATTTTGGCCTCGATCCTG CTGAACTTTATTCTCTTCATCTGCATCATAAGAATACTTCGCCAGAAAATCAACTGCCCCGATATTGGCAGAAATGAGTCCAATCAGTACTC GAGGCTGGCGAAGTCAACCCTGCTTTTGATTCCTCTGTTTGGGATCAATTTTATCGTGTTTGCATTCATCCCAGAGCAGGTGAAGACTGAGCTGCGCCTGGTTTTTGACTTGATTCTGGGATCGTTTCAG GGCTTTGTCGTCGCCGTCCTTTACTGCTTCCTTAACGGAGAG GTCCAAGGAGAGATCAAGAGGAAGTGGCGAAGGTGGCACCTGCAGAGGTACATGGGCTCGGACACCAAATACCAACACCCCTCTATCGGCAACAGCAACAACTTCAGCAcccagatcaccatgttgacgCGGTGCAGCCCGAAAACACGTCGGGAATCCTCCTCCTGCCACGACGACCTGTCCAGCATATGA
- the sec22c gene encoding vesicle-trafficking protein SEC22c: protein MSLILFAFVVRVRDGLPLSASTDFEHNRELQERKQQLRTTSKALARFPDKGTIKGRELNIYFVSSEGVSYMTVCHCSLPVAKAFCFLEDLRWEFTASFKSTVVALAARPYPFLEFDGTIQKLKQHYNQNGGPALEVTLAEVQEDLRLHPPQVINWEEVELTNGTANGHMEQSPGSGQNGRLQQVTAAGILSLVLNIVCASLNIIRGVHLIEYTFQDDYEGIWNVAAFLLAFVCCLLQCHLYLFHSSRKKPKSFTLLSAIVLCNFYLLGLRNPWQLIFHVSVASLSTFLILTRKLQDRTNDCGV, encoded by the exons ATGTCTCTGATCCTGTTTGCCTTTGTGGTCCGGGTGAGGGATGGACTCCCCCTGTCGGCCTCCACAGACTTTGAACACAACCGCGAGctccaggagaggaagcagcagctcaGGACCACCAGCAAGGCACTGGCCCGCTTCCCCGACAAAGGGACCATCAAGGGCCGGGAGCTCAACATCTA ctTCGTCTCTTCAGAGGGTGTATCCTACATGACCGTGTGCCACTGCAGCCTCCCTGTTGCTAAGGCCTTCTGCTTCCTGGAAGATCTGCGCTGGGAGTTCACAGCGAGCTTCAAAAGCACTGTTGTCGCCTTGGCAGCCAGGCCATATCCGTTTTTAGAATTTG ACGGCACCATTCAGAAGCTGAAGCAGCATTACAACCAGAACGGCGGACCGGCGCTGGAGGTGACATTGGCAGAGGTCCAGGAAGATCTGAGGCTCCATCCACCACAAGTGATTAACTGGGAGGAAGTGGAGCTCACCAACGGCACTGCAAATGGGCACATGGAGCAAAGTCCTGGATCTG GTCAGAATGGAAGACTCCAACAAGTGACAGCGGCAGGCATCCTCTCTCTGGTCCTAAATATTGTGTGTGCATCTTTGAACATAATCCGAGGTGTTCACCTCATAGAGTACACATTCCAG GATGATTATGAAGGAATATGGAATGTCGCGGCATTTCTTCTGGcgtttgtctgctgtttgttgcaG TGCCACCTCTACCTGTTCCATTCGTCCCGGAAGAAACCCAAGTCCTTCACCCTGCTGAGTGCGATTGTCCTATGCAACTTCTACCTGCTCGGCCTGAGGAACCCGTGGCAGCTGATCTTCCACGTTTCAGTCGCGTCCCTCTCCaccttcctcatcctcacccGCAAACTGCAAGACAGAACCAACGACTGTGGGGTGTGA